The DNA region AAGCTcttttgaatggttgtttaCAACATTTCTTGATTCTATGAATGGAAAGCAACCGCAAACTATCTTCTCAGATCAATGTCAAGCCATGATGAATGCCATTGAAACGGTTTTCCCAGATTCACATCACCGGTTATGTCAATGGCATATAAATCAGAATGCTCCTTCACACTTTGGTAGTTTAAATGATGATTCAAATTTCAAGAAGTTGTGGTATAAATGTATGAATTGTTGTGAATCTGAATATGAATTTGAGGCAACATGGAAATACATGATTGATACATATAATTTGGATGGTCATAAGTGGTTGAATGGGATGTACAGAATCAGGAAAAAATGGGCGACTGCTTTTAGTAATGGGAAGTTCAGTGCGGGACTATTGGCTACTTCGAGGAGCGAAGTCACGAATAAGGTTTTAAAAAATACAGGCAATAAGATGAGTTCTTTGTATGAATTTGTGCTTAATTATACAAAGATTCAGAAAAATTGGCGATCGAAAGAGAAGACAGAGGATACTCGTTGTCGTCACGGTAAGCCTCCACAGATTTTGAAAAACCATCCTTTGTTGATTCATGCTGCTGATGTTTATACAATTTCTATTTATCAGTTATTTGAAATTGAATTGGTGAATTCTTTGAATTGTAAATCTCTTGAACCACCAGCCTGTTTTGGCAATGATTGGAATTGGATTCAGATCAAAGTAAAATCTCATGATGAAAACTCAATGGTTAGGCATGTGGTGTTCAATAAGCAAAGTCATGAGATAAAGTGCAGTTGTTGTAAGTTTGAGACAATGGGCATTCTGTGTAAACATGTTTTGATGGTGTTTAATTGCATGGATGTCAATGTTATACCCAAGTGCTATATTTTGAGGAGATGGATGAAGAACATAAAAAGTCGAGTTAGCACCGATTTGCAAGAAAGTGGCAGTGGTGGTGATGGTGGTGCTCATGTATCTCAGATGGAATTTGTCAACCAAATAATGAGATCGGTATATGATCTAAGTCAATTGAGCAAACCCTATGAGTGTGCGAGAAAAACATTATATACATTGGTTGACACCGCAAAAGATGAAATCTCCAATCTTGTGCAAAATTTGAGTATAAACGAGCAGTGTGATGATGATCCGAGTGAAGATGAAATAGGCGAAGTATGCATTCGTAACCCTCTTACTGCAAAAGCGAAAGTGATTacaaatgcaaatattacacgACACTGGGATCGTACGAGCAAAAAAAGAAAAGGTAAAAGGAAAGGAAAAGGTGAAATCTCAAGTAAGTATTTATatacaatttattttattcatctaCATGATCATATTATACACTTTATGTACTAGTTGATGTTTATATTGGTTTGAACGCGCTACATGAAATAATAGGGAAAAAAAAAGGTCAATGTTCAGAAGATGGCAACAAAACACGGGAAATAAACTTCATACAATCACTATCGCAAAATCAGTTTGCATCCCCGCAATTTCGATCTGTATCTGGGCACAATGACCAAATGCAATATTCAAGTGAAACGGTAACTTAGTTTTTTTCCATAATTGTATGCATATTTgtattacatatttttttatatttaaaatacagGTAGGTTATACTAATTTCTTTGAAGCTTCTCAAATTAATTTACCATCTTATTCGTTTGGGGCTCCTCCTACATCACAAGGACATCAAGTAAGGACTGTTGTAAATATCAAATAGGTATTTTttacaaatttatatttgattaaattaaatttacgtTGTTTAGGGATTTGGTCAAGAAAATTGAAGGAAGATTGGGGGGACTCCAAAAGCAAAGAGTTTATAACTTCTCAGTAATGCTTTGGCAGAATCTTTGTTGTTGTATCAGAAATTGTGGTCACAAATCTCCTTTTCTTTTCTAGGCTGTAATGGCCAATCGTAGTTCTTATGAGTTTGTAATTCCTGATGGTTGAATGAATTCCGATACAATTAACATCAATTCAATGCTCGATTATTCTACTGCTTAGTGCTTCAAATTAAATGAGATTGTCATTTATTGTTTCCGTTGAGCAAGGTTTGATAGAACTTTGAAAAATGGGCATCTTGAACTAGCTATGAGAGAAATATTCACTGAAGTATATGTTATCATATAATGGAGACGACGCTAATATTCTAAGGTTTTATAGGAGCCTTGTTGCTGTGATTCTGGAATCACTTGCCGATATTCTGTCACAAAGATGTGTGAAGTGTGAACCAATTAATTTATTCCTTTGATTTAGACCGAGTTTTTATGTACCAAGAAGACCATAATTTAATTGGTTATTCCGTTAAAGAATTGTTATATGCTAAAACAAAACTTTCAGAACTGTACACGTGATGCGTTTACGTATGAAGAAACAACATAAGAAATAACATAAGAAACATCTCATTAGTACATTGAGAAACAACTAAGAAACAACATAATAAAAATCACAACAGTACATTAACAAACTAAGCCAACATGTCAAAAGAAATAAACACTAGACATCATCACTAATTTTCAGAGATTCAAGTATTGCTTTGAGCTCTTCAGAAATCTCAATCATTTTTAAGGCATTTTTCTGATGCTCACGGGCTAGGTCTGCCTGAGCATCTatcaatttagcaattttttCGTTATGTTTGGCTTTTCTACTAAAATTTTCGGTGGACGTTGAAATTTCAGTGGACGTCGAACTTGAAGCGGCATAATGTTTTTCCATATATTCTTCAAATGCTCTCAATGTCTCTGCTTTACTGTGATATCCCTTGTAGGAAGCCCCACGAAATCCATTTACTTGCACTTGTGTCTCTTCCCAACGATCATAAACACTAGGTTTTTTTCCAGCAAAAACAACATACGTTTTTacctaaattttaaaaacattttcagaTAAAGTCAATACTAAgcattaataaatttaaagtttggtagtataataaaaaatttaccaTCTTAGCAAGTTAGCTTTGCTGTACACAAATCGTTTCGACTCAATCCTCAAAGCTGCATGTGCGATATGGTAAATATGAGTATTTCCTAAAAGAACCAACACATGAAAAAGGAATTCGAAGTATTCACATGGTTTGCCAGTATGCTATGCCACATGCTATGCCAGTGTGTGACGTAACTTTGCCAGTATGCTATGCCACATGGATTCTTGTGTGCgatcaattttaaaaaatttaaaaaggaaTTCGAAGTATTCACATGGTTCTCAACATATAAATTCAATCTTCTCCAAGATAAGAATATTGCAATCTGGAAATATCAACTTTAGTTGTTTATTTGTCATAAAGGATAGATTGCTGCCCTTATGAGAAAAAATAGACAGGCAAACTGAGAAGACATGCTAAAACTTAAACAAGTATACACAATCAAGGTTCAATAGTATGCATCCAGGGCCcttaattatataattagaGAATACACCTGAGTGACATCATAAATTCCTTTGCCTCACATACTAGTAAAAAAGCGGATATGAAGTCGAAACCGaaggagataaaagaaaatgaaaagcaGCAGGGATAAAGCACAAATACATTCAAGACATCAGTATTCATTTTCTATATAGTCAAAGACCGGCAAAAAATGAAACGACTCAAAGAAAATATGTGCTTCACGATCAGTATTCATGTTTTCCTTGTACCTGCAGCAAGGTACGATGGAAGCGTTGCTAATGGCGGAGCACGGTGGAAGCCATGGAAAACAACTAGCGGCGCAGGCAACGAAGAGGCGACACACGGTGGAAGCGTTGCTAGCGGCGCATGGTGGAAGAGGCGGCGTCCGATGGAAGAAGCGAAGAAGAACAAAGGTAGATCAGCTTGAAGGAATTTACCGTCGATTGTGTGGCGTTGAGGGAATTCACCGGTGGGTAGATTTCAATTCAATTAACCATGGTAAGGTTTGGGCTTCAAAGTGGTGATTTGTAGCGATTTTCTGAaaagatttttttaataaaattaaatgccACGTGTCGCAATTTCACTGGATTCAGGCAGTGCCTGTTTAGGTATAATCGAAATTGTACTAGTGTGAAATCAACGACTATTAGTTCCATTCGAGCGTTTTGCACGAAAATAATCACATTTGGCAACCGGCTTTTTGGGTGTCAGCAATTCAGATAATCTCTCTTCGAGATTCTGTACTATATAGTTCGTTAATCCCATGAAAAACAAGCCCTTTCGTGTCATTTCAAAGCCGCCTCCTATTTGGGTCTCTTTCTTCATCTCACTCACTACATTTTGCCTAAAATTATAgtgttaaaataattttaagacagccCACTAATGGAAAAATCAGAGTATGAGCTTTTCCTGCTTTAATCGAAAGGTATCAGGCTAATCTTGGTCTATTTTCTTGTTAATTTTTAATGTTTCTGGTTTGTGTTTGGATCTTGATTCTGGGACGTATATGATTTGGGTAAAGCTTGACGCGGATGTGAAAAAGGttgtttttttagatttattgagGAAAACTGTAATGGATGCTTtgttgtttgattttttttcttgtattttacgATGTAATGACTTTGGTTTTCAGGGTCGGTTGTGAATTTCCGGTACGATGATTTGCTGATCTTTGTGGCTCCAGAGGTAGTGATGTGTGATTTTGAGTCACTTTTGCTGATCTTTTTATGCTGCTCCCACCCATTTCCAAGTTTTATGTTTTACAGCTTCTTTAATTAGATCTCATACGGAGTCTTTGTTACTCCTTTCTTCCATCTGGTTTTAATAAATGGGGAGGAGAAAGTTTCTTGTCGGAGAAACAAGATTATTTGTTCACCATTCCTTTGCATGAGAATTTTTTTTGTCAGAACTGGGAAATTTGAACTTTGAAATTGTGGTTTTCTTGATGGAATTCAGGTTCATTTGTTGATATCCTTTTCTATGCATGTATACTTAAGAATTGAGCTTAAGCGTGATCTTCGTTTGGATAATTGAAGTTTATGGTGTCCAGTCATGAATATAGTGGCCTGGTAACATAAACTTATCAATGTGTTGTTATAATTCTTCGAGTCTATTACAATCTGGCTTCCAAGAGCATTTTTTTAATGGGTGATAAAAGTTTGTTTTTTGGAAACAACAAGAAGTTGTTGAGTCTGGAAATAATGACTTAATCTGTGTGCCAACTTGAGTGGCAATTCGACTGGCTGGTCTTCATTTAGATAATTTTTCCGGTACCTTTCCTAGGGTTGAGACTAAGACGTCTAGGAAATTTTCGCAAACTTGTGCAATGGACGATGAGCTCTCCAGTTTGAGAACTTGGGAGGATATGAATCATGATATTTTGGTTAAGATTTTCCGAACCCTGGACATCTTTGATCTGATCTCAGGGATTGGTCAAGTTTGTAGCATGTGGCGATTGGCGGCTTGCGATCCTTTACTCTGGAGGAATCTTGATTTGTCGATGCTAAAATCAAACTTCATTAAAATACCGTTAGAGCCATATGTATACGTGGATGGTCGGTCTGATAAGACGTTGACTCGAGTTTTGAAGATCTCCTTAAATCTCAGCCGTGGAAACATATTGACATTAATTTTTCACTACAATCTCTACATCAGCAATGATCTGTTGACTTACACAGCTGAAAGGTACACCTGAAAACTTGTAGCTTGTCCCTATTATTGAAACAGAAGAATGCAACTAACTGTCTGTATTGCAGGTGCCCTCGTCTAAAACGTCTAATCATGCCTGCATGGAACAGAATAAAGGAGGCTGGAATATGTCATGCAATTCATATATGGAAAGATCTCGAGTCACTAACAATGCCTAGCATATCAAACCCTCCAGTTCTAATGGAGGAAATTTCAGAAAATTGTAAGAATTTTTCCGAATTGAAGATAATGGGGCCCTTTGATGTTTGCTTCACTTCGACACTCGTTGCCTTTCTACCTAAATTGAAAGTTTTAAGCCTTCGATGCTCAATGATTCTGAAGGATGCTTTAGTTATTATCTTGGATGGATTGAAAGGGCTAGAAGTTCTCAACATATCCCATTGCCTACTTGTTGATGTCCCTCCACCTCCTGCACCAAGAAATGTACTCAGGAAGCTTGACAGCACGATTTTCGAAAGAACTGGTAAGTTGAAAAAATTTATATCGTGTATGAACGATTCGTGTGTGATGTGCCAACGCACTAAAAACGACGAAGGGTTGATGAGGTGGTACAAGTACGTGGAGGATCTTTGGAAAGTAGATGAAGTGAGATCACTCGCGATCTGATCCTGTCCCTTTCAGTGGCCGTTTGAATCTAATAATAGGTGCAAGATTCAGGACGatgaaataagatatatgtagATGGTAAATACTTGGTACAAGTCATTTTGCATGATACTATAGTTGATAACAGATCGGATTGTGTTTATTTTCTTGTGTATCTGAAGGGTTGTATTTTCTTGTGTATCTGAAGGGGTTGAATCTGTGATGATGGAGGTCATAGATGTAGGTTCCAACGACTAATGAGTTGCAACATCGTTGTTGTAAATTCGAGGGCGGCGATGCATGTATTGTGTGTGCTAATACTTGTAGTTTATTGAGGAGAGTTTGATAATTGGCTTTTCTTGCTATTTCATTCATTGCTACATTCtgggtgaaaatgtcaaaaagaaTTAGCTTATATTAAATCTAACAGAGGAACCATGGACTTGTGAATTTGATGAAATGGAAAAGGTTCATgtactatattttaaagaattttttttttaaatctttaaagaaATGACAAAGAAAGTATTGTCTATGAATCGAATCAGCCACCGGCGCTTCCTTCAAATAAATTGAATACGCAGATTTCTTGAAGTTGAGGATAGGAcggaaaaaaaatacaaaaactcttgtgagatggttttACGGGTCATTTTTGTGaaacatatattatatttggtaaataataaaaaaaatattattaagaaaaaagtattattttatattatagaTACGTACGAAGTTGACATGTTTCTCGAATAAATATACGTAAGTTTACCATTCATCTTCAAAATTTATTgttatattttctttaaaaaataatattaattctAATTGATATATTTAAACTTGTATTTTGCCTTTGATGTATTTAAGCTAATTTTCCATAAGGGTGGAAAATACAAGTttaaatatatcaattaaaattattattgttttttaaaaaaaataaaaaggaaaagaCAGCATTATTGTATAATATGGTATGCCttttttgaaaaatgaaaaCCCAATAATTCGGATCAATGTCTATAATTCACCCTACTTCTAtggcttttttttttaaaatattataaattaattaattcattataataatgtggcAAAGTGGAGAGTTTTACAAAAATGTTGCAATCCGggacaatttttttaaaaaaaaattaaaaaaataaaaaagaaattgtGTCACGGATTCAAATGAATCCGTGACAGACTGTCCCGGATTCTGAATCCGGGACAGTCTGTCACGGATTCTGACTCGGTCAATTTCGTGTATAATCCGTGGCCTCTTTTCCTATAAATTGCATCTAGTGTTCGACATTTTTCCATCGGCGCAAACATTCATTTATCAATCAGTATTAGGCATTCTGCGcaaatattttttcatcgaTCCTTCGGCACTAATATTCGACATTCTTCCTACTCAACTATTTTTTTCTCGTTCCGTGGTATTTTTTGTTAGTTATAATTTTTGGAATCGTGAGGAGTATTAGAATTTTGGAGAATTCCGTCGAATCTctgtctaattttttttctttctatattgaatatttttttgtataatatttatgataatgtTTGTTATTTATTGCAGATATTTAAAATCGTTCGCTGATTCAATTACAAATTTCATATAACTACATTTTGAAAAGgtaatttccataattttatatattttaattatgttatttatattttattaatacaattaaaatttttttcgtTTGCATTTTAATATTGTGTATAATTTTGTTAAAGGAGACATTTATTAATCGCGTGACTTATGAAAAcgacaagtttttttttttcttttaacaaagcaaaaaaaaaaaaggaattccaTTAGTATTGAACTGTTATGTAGGGCATGCTGCGATATTCgttgtttaaaattttgttatgaTATCTTACGTGAAATTTTTAACTCATCGCGTGCACTGCAATATATAACTAGCTAATCATGTAATTTTTAATGAAAgacccacttaaataaattatatataagttTTGTATTAGTAAATTCATTAGTATAAATTCTTTATTTcaagattatttaattaaatataactaagtttatttataatatagataaaaaatataataaataactaTTTCTCACCAAAACTTAGATATATTATTTTCGTACAATTCAAATTAAAATTGTTAGTATAAGAAATTGATATAATAAATAACAATCATGTCTCACTAATTCAGGCTTTAAATAGAAAGGCTTCTCTCTTCAGCGTGTATTGACCTTCCATTTCTCTAATATACCGAAAATATTTGTTCATCGGGTTGCGAGAAATATACCGAAAATATTTGTTCCTCATATTCATTCTcgcaatttatttatttatctgaTTCATATGCGCAAAATCTATCTTTTTCACTTCGATCttgtattaatattatttgttgattttatcaTCCTTTTCATTTGAAGATATATCGAGAGGAAATGTTTAATTTCGTTGTTAAtagtatattatatattaagaataatattttcttttgtgtAGTTTTTTTGATAATACTTGTCATTTATTTCAGATATTAGCACCGCTCGTTGATGCTATTACAAGTTCCGTGTAATTACGTACGAGAAGGTcatttaagtaatttttttaatattttgtttgtattatttatataatagattgataattttaattaaaatatttttatccaattatatattttgaaataactTACTTAAAATTTGTGTGGTTATATAcaaaacaattttgaaaaatatgtaataaaattgcACCGAGTATTTGACGAATTCATCCGTCATTCAGTACTTGTTCGTCATTCTTCTTGCGCAGCTCTTTATTTTGGTAACTCCGTGGTATTTTTTGTTAGTTATAAAGAATCCCTGATTCTCCTCCCTTTTTAAATTGCGTCTATCGTGTTATTATCGGAATTCCTAATTTGATTTTATAGTTTTCTAttgaatatcataatttttgagaattgcGCCGAGTCTCAGCAATTCATAATTTGATTTGGGAGAATTGTGCTGAGTATTAGAATTTGGGAGAATTCCTAATTCGAATCTCTGTTTTTTCTTTctatattgaattgttttatgTATATTGTATCTTTTAATGTTTGTAATTTATTGCAGATATTAAACTCCGATAGCTGATTTAATTACAAATTCCATACAACGACATTTGAAAaggtaatttaaataatttcttatattttaattgtattatttatgttgtattaatgtaaatattatttttttcggTTGTATTAtactattttataaaattttgttactaatgacTCTTTATAATTATTTCAAAGTTGCACGTCTCgacagtacatatatatattaaattaataataataataataatatttataataataataatatatttttattcaataataataataatattattaatttacttAGAAGTCTGATTTTAGTAATCAAATTAAGTTTTaaggtaacaaaaattttatatgtagtaaaaaaaatttgagaaatataaatttatcttGTAAATTGTTCATTTGTTTctgtttattatattttttttattaattttaaatttttttatacacttaattaattgttaaaattgttaatataagaaattaatatatttgaaaattctaaTTACACATgtttaaaaatctaaattttaaatctaAGTCATAACaattttttgtattaaattTTGTTATGATTGTATACATTATGTCATTTTTTTTTGTGCAGACATGGATACTGTGAGAGGCTTACTGTATGTAGGTGGCTATGTCATTATTGAAGATGGTAGGGTTGGATATAGTATCCCCGCGACAAGGCCCATTAAAATCTCTCGGTCTATTACATTTTCTCAATTGGTGAATTTTGTGCATCAGAAGCTGGATATCGACCCATCAAAATTATGCATCAAGTTGTCAACGAAATATTGTTATAGCTCGTTGGCTCGTTACAATAAAGAGCATGTCTATATCACATGATGATAGTCTACAATGTATGTTTGAGTTGCCGACACTGGATTGCATGTACTTGTATGTTGATTCATCGCCAGTGTTACAGAACGTAAGTGATTACGATTTTGATGCAGTCATGCCAGTAATAATGCAAGGTTTGGGAACAGTAGGTTTGAATGAAGCGGGACCTTCTATGTATCACATCGATGAACAGTCAGGGCATACATACTCTGGGATCGACACTGGTCCTTGGGATCACCATATCACGGCTGACACTGAAGAAGACTATGCACAGGGGATGAATACAACACGAGAATGGGATTTTACTTCAAGAGGTTGGGATCATCATATCACGGGTCCATCAGGAGTTGATGTCGCATGGGGTTCTAGTAGAACAGGTCAATTGGATGCAAATATTCCCGCCCCAATTACAGAACACATGCCTGAGCAAGATGATTTATTCGGG from Primulina tabacum isolate GXHZ01 chromosome 14, ASM2559414v2, whole genome shotgun sequence includes:
- the LOC142524693 gene encoding F-box/LRR-repeat protein At3g48880-like isoform X2, which produces MWRLAACDPLLWRNLDLSMLKSNFIKIPLEPYVYVDGRSDKTLTRVLKISLNLSRGNILTLIFHYNLYISNDLLTYTAERCPRLKRLIMPAWNRIKEAGICHAIHIWKDLESLTMPSISNPPVLMEEISENCKNFSELKIMGPFDVCFTSTLVAFLPKLKVLSLRCSMILKDALVIILDGLKGLEVLNISHCLLVDVPPPPAPRNVLRKLDSTIFERTGKLKKFISCMNDSCVMCQRTKNDEGLMRWYKYVEDLWKVDEVRSLAI
- the LOC142524693 gene encoding F-box/LRR-repeat protein At3g48880-like isoform X1, whose amino-acid sequence is MDDELSSLRTWEDMNHDILVKIFRTLDIFDLISGIGQVCSMWRLAACDPLLWRNLDLSMLKSNFIKIPLEPYVYVDGRSDKTLTRVLKISLNLSRGNILTLIFHYNLYISNDLLTYTAERCPRLKRLIMPAWNRIKEAGICHAIHIWKDLESLTMPSISNPPVLMEEISENCKNFSELKIMGPFDVCFTSTLVAFLPKLKVLSLRCSMILKDALVIILDGLKGLEVLNISHCLLVDVPPPPAPRNVLRKLDSTIFERTGKLKKFISCMNDSCVMCQRTKNDEGLMRWYKYVEDLWKVDEVRSLAI
- the LOC142525585 gene encoding uncharacterized protein LOC142525585, with the translated sequence MSISHDDSLQCMFELPTLDCMYLYVDSSPVLQNVSDYDFDAVMPVIMQGLGTVGLNEAGPSMYHIDEQSGHTYSGIDTGPWDHHITADTEEDYAQGMNTTREWDFTSRGWDHHITGPSGVDVAWGSSRTGQLDANIPAPITEHMPEQDDLFGDSSHHVMNSNDDLYATSSDGEDDHHVDNVNEGTSAHVLMSGATMTENVPIVPEQHLREIPQFFNEVYHEQIPDSFGIPSASRTNFYNPERPELCKNGF